In the genome of Desulfolucanica intricata, the window CATGACCGTTATTAATCAACTCTTGGGACAAATTTAAATTATTCTCTACACATACCCCGGCTGCAAAAGTAAGCAGTACACCCATACCCATTAATAAAGATTTTTTAAATTTCATAATATCTTCCCCCTTCTGGAATTTAATGTAAATTATAGCATACGATTACAAATCCTAAATTTAAGCATAATCAACTAAAAAATATAATTATATCCATATAGCTTTAATTTACTCTCTCTTTCACTGCACAAAAAAATATATCACTGATTACAGCTAAAATTTTAAGTAATTTAAAAAAGCCTCCCACTGCAGGGAGGCACTTTATAACGTCACATCCATTATTCGGGCTGTTTTTTATTTCCTGTTCAAAAAAAACTCAGCAACTCGATATATCTAATACATTAATCGTAGTTTAATTGGTTGATTATTTAAATAAATCAAAAGCAAAGACAAAGATGACTAGCAGACATACTCCCAGACCTAGCGAAAAACCAATTAGCTTTTTTTCTACTGGAAGTAGATCATACCACTCATCCGCCTCCAGAATTTCCTGAGTGTTTAAATTTGCCGTTTTGGGTTGACCATGTTGGAGTTCCGCCATTTTTACCCTCCTTGATTCGTTTTTAACTTAACCACCAACAACCGGTGGTGTGATGCCGTGATAAAAGAGCCATGAGATCAATAGTCCAATCCATAAGATAAAGCCGAACAGGCAAACTGCGTACACCGAAACAATGCGCCCCATACCGGCATTCCACAGCTTGCGCACATTGGTCACCAGGCCGATGGAGAAGAAACAGAGCGCGAAGAACATGGTGCGTATAACGTTGGCCTGATTTGCTCCATTCTTGGCATCACTAACTATAGAAGGATCATTTAAACCCCAAACCAGTAGAACAAGCATAGTCAGGGCAAAGCCGATAACAAATTTGGGGAAGCGGTCCCAAATTTCTGCTGCCGATATCTTGCTGCCTGCTTTTGCACTGCAACGGTCAACCTTGAACACAGACCAGATGATGGCCAGGATAAAGGCCCATACGCCAATGAAGATGTCAATAAATACCTTGGTGACAGTGGTTGTGGTCAAGATCCAGTCCTTTTCCCAGTGAATCCCTAGCTCACTTGCAGCTTTAGCCCTAATCAGCGAGTCGGTAATCGCGCCGCTGGCGACCGCGCCACCATCGCTTTTAACCGCCAGGCCCATCCATGAACCGGCCACCATTGGCTCGCTATAAAGTAAGGTTGCTGCCAGCCACGGTAAAAAGAGCAACTCCAATGCAACGAAGACAATAATAACCGCCGCTAGGATCGCCGGAATATGTGGACGAGATCGAATGGCTCCGCCAGTGGCGATGGCAGCGGAAACGCCGCAGATGGAGATACCTGACGCCAGAGGCGCCGACCACTCCGGCGTAAACTTAAAGTATTTGCGAGATATGAAGTAGACCAGCGGCCAATAAATCAAATACGCCTCTACAACAGCGCATAAACCCCGGACAATGACAGTGCTGGCCAGGCCCGCAGCTTCTACCGTCTTGATTCCGATGGCAGCACCCAGTATAACGATACCTATTTTAATGAACCATTCGGGTTTGGCCGCTTCCTCCAGAAACCGGGCAAATCCTTGAAAAAAATTACCAATAATTAGACCGATAATCATTGCAAATACCAGACCCATTTCACCCAGACCCAATGACCAGGTGATACCAAAATCGGCCCGTTTGTCTGGTGTAGCACCAATGTAAGCGCTATTTCCAATAATCATGCAGGCAAAGGTGAGCCAATAAATAATACTGAAACCAATGATGTATTTTCCCAGCCTAAATTTCATAAAGAAGGCTCCAACAGTGGTGATGCCCAGCATGAACAAGTACATTAAAAAGGCTGAGTAAATCCCCGATATTCCCGCATAGCCTTCGGATATGGGCGCTATAGATTTTGAGATTTCTATCCACACTTTTTGCTTTGTAACCCATCCTAGACAGTCCACTCCAAAAATTGGCCCGAGGCCGAGAGCAAATACAAATAGTCCTAAGATGACTGCCCACCAGTCCTCGTTTTTAAGCACCGGCTTTTTTTCAAAGGTTACTTGACTTACTTCCATTAATGAATAT includes:
- a CDS encoding putative sulfate exporter family transporter — protein: MEVSQVTFEKKPVLKNEDWWAVILGLFVFALGLGPIFGVDCLGWVTKQKVWIEISKSIAPISEGYAGISGIYSAFLMYLFMLGITTVGAFFMKFRLGKYIIGFSIIYWLTFACMIIGNSAYIGATPDKRADFGITWSLGLGEMGLVFAMIIGLIIGNFFQGFARFLEEAAKPEWFIKIGIVILGAAIGIKTVEAAGLASTVIVRGLCAVVEAYLIYWPLVYFISRKYFKFTPEWSAPLASGISICGVSAAIATGGAIRSRPHIPAILAAVIIVFVALELLFLPWLAATLLYSEPMVAGSWMGLAVKSDGGAVASGAITDSLIRAKAASELGIHWEKDWILTTTTVTKVFIDIFIGVWAFILAIIWSVFKVDRCSAKAGSKISAAEIWDRFPKFVIGFALTMLVLLVWGLNDPSIVSDAKNGANQANVIRTMFFALCFFSIGLVTNVRKLWNAGMGRIVSVYAVCLFGFILWIGLLISWLFYHGITPPVVGG